The DNA region ATGGGCGGTTTCGCGGCGGCCGCTGCGCTGGAGGGAGCGAGCCCCGCCCTCTACAGCCTCGACGTCTCGGTGCCGGAACGGCCGAAGGCGCGGACGGCCCGGGAGGACGCCGTCCGCCTGATCCGCGGGCGCCTGGCCGATCCCCGCTGGATCGCGGCCCAGCTGCGCCACGGCTACCGGGGCGCGCAGGAACTCGCCCAGGGGCTCGACGCGGTCTTCGTCCTGGCCGCCGCGAGCGACGCGGTGACGGATTCGGGCTTCGAGGCGCTCTACGCGGCCTGGATCGCCGACGCCGAAGTGTTCGAGCGGCTGCGCGCCGCCAATCCCGCCGCGGCCCGGGCGATCCTGGAGCGGTTCGACGAGGCGCGGGACCGCGGCCTCTGGCACAGCCGGCGCAACGCCCTCCCGGCCGACGCACTGATGCGCGAGGCCGCCGAGTGAGCGCCGCCCCGCATCGGCGCGTCCTACCCGAGGCGCCGGCCCGCCGCGGCTGGTGCCCCGGCCTGGCGCGACCCATGCCGACCGGCGACGGGCTGCTCGCGCGCGTGCACCCGCCGCTCGGGATCCTGACCCTGGATCAGGCCCGCGCAGTGGCGGAGGGCGCGCGGCGCTTCGGGAACGGCCACCTCGATCTCACCGCGCGGGCCAATCTCCAGATTCGCGGCGTCACCGAGGCGACGCGGGCGCCGCTGGCCGCCTGGCTCGCGGCCCAGGGCCTCGGCGACGTGCGCGCCGACGGCGGCCCCCAGCGCCTGACACTCACCAGCCCCCTGGCGGGCCACGATCCGGACGAGACGGTCGACGTGCCGACCCTGGCCGCTGCCATCGAGACCGCGGGGCTCGCGATCCCCGGGCTGCCGGCCAAGACCCTGGTCGTCGTGGAGGGCCGCCCCGGCCGGGCGGTCCCGGAGGCGGATCTCAGCGTCGTCGCCGAGGGGCCGGGCCGCGTCGCGATCGCGGTCGCGCACGGTGAGACCCCGCGGACGCTCCTGACCTGCGCGGAGGACGCGGCGCCCGGCCACGTGGCGGCCCTGCTCGGCGTCTTCGCGCGGACCGGCCGGCGCCGGATGCGCGACCTGTCGGACGGCGAGATGGCCGCGCTGACCGGAGCGCTGTGCTCCGGAAGGCCGGCGCCATCCGCCGGCTCGGCGAAGGCGCGGGGTGGCTTCGCGCCGGGACGGGAGCCGGCACGTCCGGCGGGCGCACGGGACCTCCGGAGCGTCGCCATCGACGCGCCCTTCGGGCGCTGCACCGCCGACGCGCTCGAACGGGTCGCCGCCAGGGCGACGGCGATCGGGGCGGACGAGATCCGCCTCTCGGCCACGCGCGGGTTCGTGCTGCTGGTGCCGGCCACCGCCTCGGACGCGGCGGCGGCCGCGACGGCGGCCCTCGCGGCAGAGTTCATCGTCGTCCCCGACGATCCGCGGCGCGCGATCGCGGCCTGCACGGGGGCCCCGGGCTGCGCCTCCGGATCGACCCCCACGCTCGCGGACGCGGCGCGCCTCGCGGCGGCGTTCGGCCCTCTGGCGGCCTCGGGCCGCGCCGCGCACGTCTCGGGCTGCGCCAAGGGCTGCGCGCGGCCGGGCCCGGCCGACCTGACCCTCGTCGGCCGGGACGGGCTCTACGGCGTGTTGGTCGGGGGCGCGCCCGGCGATGAGCCGGCGATGGATCTCCCTATCGAGGCCGTGCTGGAGCGGCTAGGAAGGGCCGAGATCGACGGGCTCTCCGCCGCCTTCGCGCCGGAGATCACCCCTTCGGCATGCGGGAGGACCAGGAGACCGGCATGAGCGCGAGCCAGAACGCCCTGCGCCAGACAGGATCGGAGCCGGCCGCGGCCCACGAGTCCCCGTCCCGCTACGACTATATCCGCGACGGCGGCGCGATCTACGCGCGCTCCTTCGCGATGATCCGCGCCGAGGCCGATCTCGGGCGCTGGTCGGGCGCGGCCGAGCGCGTCGTCGTCCGCATGATCCATGCCTGCGGCATGACCGACCTGCCGGCCGACGTGGAGATGGCGCCCGACTTCGCCGCGGCCGGCGTCGCGGCCCTCCAGGCCGGCGCGCCGATCCTGTGCGACGTCCGCATGGTCGCCGACGGCGTGACCCGGGCCCGCCTGCCGGCCGGCAACGAGGTGATCTGCACACTGGGCGACCCGCGCGTGCCGGATCTCTCCAAGAGCCTCGGCACGACCCGATCCGCGGCCGCCATGGAGCTGTGGCGGGAGCACCTTCCGGGCAGCGTCGTGGCGGTGGGCAACGCCCCGACCGCCCTGTTCCGCCTCCTGGAGCTGCTCGACGCCGGCGTGGCGCCGCCCGCAGCGGTGATCGGCATCCCGGTGGGCTTCGTCGGCGCAGCGGAGTCGAAGGAGGCCCTGGCACGGGACGGCCGCGTGCCCTTCGTGGTCGTGCACGGGCGGCGCGGCGGCAGCGCCATGACGGCCGCGGCGGTCAACGCGCTCGCCAGCGAGGTCGAGTGATGGACGGTTTCGAACGCCTCGACGGCCCGACCGAGGAAGTCCCCGCGGCCGCGGTCACGGGCACGCTCTACGGCGTCGGGATGGGCCCGGGCGATCCGGAGCTGCTGACCGTGAAGGCGCAGCGCATCCTGATGCGCGCGCCCGTCCTGGTGCATTTCTGCAAGCGCGGACGGCGGGGCAACGCCCGCACCATCGCGGACGCGATCCTGCGCGACCCGGCCCGCGAGATGGCCCTCGCCTATCCCTACACGACCGAGATCCACCCCGAGCACCCGGACTACGTGGCGGCGCTCGCCGGCTTCTACGACGACGCGGCCGGGCAGCTCGCCGACCACCTGGGTGCCGGGCGGGACGTCGCGATCCTGTCGGAGGGCGACCCGTTCTTCTACGGGTCGTTCATGCACCTGTGGCGGCGCCTGAAGGACCGCTTTCCCGTGGAGGTGGTTCCGGGCGTCACCGGCATGTCGGGCTGCTGGACCCGGGCCGGCACGCCGATCACCTGGGGCGACGACGTCCTCACCGTCCTGCCGGCGACCCTGTCGCTCGACGCCCTGACCGAGCGCCTGCGCGGCACCGACGCGGCCGTGGTGATGAAGCTCGGGCGCCACCTGCCGAAGGTGCGGGCCGCCCTGTCGGCGGCCGGGCTGCTGGCGCGCGCCGTCTACGTGGAGCGCGGCACGATGGCGGGCGAGCGGGTCGTGATGCTGGCCGACAAGGCCGACGACGACGCGCCCTACTTCTCGATGGTGCTCCTGCCCGGAGAGGGCCGTCGGCCGTGAGCGGGAGCCTCACCGTCGTCGGCCTCGGGCCGGGCGACGCGGCCCTGCTGACCGAGTCGGCCCGCCGGGCGCTGGACGCGGCGGAGGACGTCGTCGGCTACTTCCCGTACGTGGCCCGCGTGCCCGAGCGTCCCGGCCTCGTCCGGCACGCCAGCGACAACCGCGTCGAGATCGACCGGGCGCGCCACGCGCTGCAGCTCGCCGCTTCCGGGCGCCGGGTCGCGGTCGTCTCCGGCGGCGATCCCGGCGTCTTCGCCATGGCGGCGGCGGTGTTCGAGGCGGTCGAGTACGGCGAGCCCGGCTGGCGCGACCTCGCCATCACGGTGGAGCCGGGCATCACCGCGATGCTCGCCGCCGCGGCCCGGCTCGGCGCCCCGCTCGGCGGGGATTTCTGCGCGCTCTCGCTCTCGGACAACCTGAAGCCCTGGCCGGTCGTGACCGCGCGGCTGGAGGCGGTGCTGCGCGCGGATTTCGTGGTGGCGCTCTACAATCCGATCTCCACCGCCCGGCCCTGGCAGCTCGGGGCGGCACTGGAGATCGCGGCCGGGATCCGCGCGCCCGACACGCCCGTGATGTTCGCCCGCGCGGTCAGCCGCCCGGACGAGGCGATCCGGGTCGCGACCCTCGCCGAGGCGGCCGCGGTACCGACCGACATGGCCACGATGGTGATCTTGGGCGCCTCGACGACGCGGCTGATCCCGCGCGCGGGCCGGACGCCGCTCGTCTACACCGCCCGCAAGGTCGAGGGACCGGCGTGATCGCCCGCGTCCAGCCAGCGGCGCGCGCCGGCGGCGTCCGCGACGCTCGGCACGTCGGGCTTGCCCGGCCGCCGCACCATCACGACCGGGAGGCCGAGGCCGCGCGCCGCCGCGATCTTGCCGTAGGTCGCCGCGCCGCCGGCGTTCTTGCTGACCACGATCTCGATCCGGCTCGCCCGCATCAGCGCCGCCTCGGACGCGGCGTCGAACGGTCCGCGCGCCTCCAGTGCGGTGAGATGCGGCACCGGCAGGATCCCGCCCAGCGGCTCGACCGTCCGCGCCAGGTAGCTGTGCTGGGGCGCCGCCGCGAAGGCCCCGGCCTCCTGCCGGCCGATCGTCAGGAACACGCGCCGGGGCTCCGCGCCGAGGGCGGCGACCGCCTCCTCCATCCCGTCGACCTCGATCCAGTCGTCGCCGGGCTCGCGGTTCCAGGCCGGCCTGCGGATCGCGAGCAGCGGCACCCCCGTCAGGGCCGCCGCGCGCGCGGCGTTGGCCGACATCCGCGCGGCGAACGGGTGGGTCGCGTCGATCAGGCGGGTGATCGCCTCGGCCTCCAGGTAGCGGGCGAGACCCTCGGCGCCGCCGAACCCGCCGATCCGGGTCGGCACCGGCTCGGGCTTCGGTGCCGCCGTCCGGCCCGCCAGCGACAGCGTCACGGCGCGATCCCGCCTGCCGGCGAGCGACCGCACCAGGGCGCTCGCCTCGCCGGTCCCGCCGAGGATCAGGATCCGCATCGTGCCGGTAATCCAGGGCGGCGTGTTCATGGGCGCCTTGTTCATGGGCGCCTTGTCCATGAGCGCTGACTCGCTGTCGAGCGTCCCGTGGCTGTCGATCGTCGGGATCGGGGAGGACGGCCGGGCCGGACTGACGCCGTCCGCCGCCGCCGCGCTCGACGCCGCCCGCGTCGTCTACGGAGGCCGGCGCCACCTCGCCCTCGCGGGGCCGCTCGACGCGGAGACGCGGCCCTGGCCGAGCCCGATCCACGAGGCCTATCCAGACATCCTCGCCCGGCGTGGCCGGCCGACCTGCCTCCTCGCCACGGGCGACCCGTTCCACTACGGCATCGGCGCCGAGATCGCCCGGCTGGTGCCGGCGTGCGAGATCCGCGCCTTCCCGCAGCCCTCGGCCTTCAGCCTCGCCTGCGCCCGGCTCGGCTGGCCGCTCGCCGAGTGCGCGCTGGTCACGCTGCACGGCCGCGCGCTGACCCGGATCGTCCCGCATCTCCAGCCGGGGTCGCGGCTGCTCGTCCTGTCGTGGGACGGCACGACGCCCGGCGCCCTCGCCGCCCTGCTGCGCGACCGGGGCTTCGGCGCGTCGACGCTGACGGTGCTCGAGGCGATGGGCGGGCCGCGCGAGCGCGTCCGCACGGCCCGCGCCGACGCGTTCGACGAAGTCGACATCGATCCGCTGAACACGGTGGCGCTCGCGGTGGCGGGTGCCGGCCGCGCCCTGCCCCTCGCGCCGGGCCTCGACGACGGCCTGTTCGAGAATGACGGGCAGCTGACCAAGGCCGAGATCCGGGCTCTGACGCTGTCGGCGCTGCGGCCGCATCCGGGACAGCATCTCTGGGATGTCGGTGCCGGCGCCGGCTCGATCGCGATCGAGTGGATGCTGCGCCACGCGAGCCTGCGCGCCACCGCCATCGAGGGGAGACCGGACCGCGCCGAGCGGATCCGCCGCAACGCCGTCGCGCTCGGCGCGCCGGACCTCGCCGTCGTCGCCGGCACGGCCCCCGGCGCGCTCGCCGGCCTGCCCGCGCCGGACGCGGTGTTCATCGGCGGCGGCGTGTCGGAGCCGGGGGTCCTGCCTGAGGCGCTGGCGGCGCTGCGGAGCGGCGGTCGCTGCGTGGCCAACGCCGTGACCCTCGAGGGCGAGGCCGCACTGCTCGCGGCCTTCGCGGCGCATGGCGGGACGCTCCGCCGCTACGGTGTGGAGCGGGCGAGCCCGGTCGGAGGGATGCACGGCTGGCGCCCCGCCATGCCGGTGACCCAGTGGGCCTGGACCAAGCCGTGACCGGAGCCCTGGTCGCCGGCATCGGCTTCCGCCGGGAAACAGATGCTGAGGAAATCGCGGGACTGATCGACCGCGCCCTCGCCCTGGTCGGCGCCGCGCGGTCGAGCCTCGCGGCCGTGGCCACGGCGGCCGACCGGGCCGCGGACCCGGCGATCCGCGCGGCGGCAGCCGGATTCGGCCTGGCGCCGCATCCCATCCCCGCCGCCGCGCTGGAGGCGCGCGACGCCGAGGTCGTCACCCGCTCGGCGCGGATCGAGCGCCTGCGCGGCGTCGGCTCGCTGGCCGAGGCGGCGGCCCTCGCCGGCGCGGGCCCCCGGAGCCGCCTCGCCCTGCCCCGGATCGCGAGCGGCGGCGCCACTTGCGCCCTGGCCGTCCGATACGACACGACACGGGAACCATGACCGTCCATTTCATCGGCGCCGGCCCCGGCGCGGCCGACCTGATCACGGTGCGCGGGCGCGACCGCATCGCCGCCTGCCCCGTCTGCCTCTACGCCGGGTCGCTCGTGGCCCCCGAGATCCTGGGCTGGTGCCCGCCCGGCGCCCGGATCGTCGACACGGCGCCGCTCGACCTCGACGCCATCGTGGCGGAGATCCGGGCGGCGCACGCGGCCGGCCAGGACGTGGCGCGCCTGCATTCCGGTGACATGTCGATCTGGAGCGCCCTGGCCGAGCAGATGCGCCGGCTCGACGCGCTCGCCATTCCCTACACGGTGACGCCCGGTGTCCCCGCCTTCGCGGCCGCGGCCGCGCTGCTGCGCCGGGAGCTGACCGTTCCGGGCGTGGCGCAGAGCGTCGTCCTGACC from Methylobacterium sp. NMS14P includes:
- a CDS encoding precorrin-3B synthase; amino-acid sequence: MPTGDGLLARVHPPLGILTLDQARAVAEGARRFGNGHLDLTARANLQIRGVTEATRAPLAAWLAAQGLGDVRADGGPQRLTLTSPLAGHDPDETVDVPTLAAAIETAGLAIPGLPAKTLVVVEGRPGRAVPEADLSVVAEGPGRVAIAVAHGETPRTLLTCAEDAAPGHVAALLGVFARTGRRRMRDLSDGEMAALTGALCSGRPAPSAGSAKARGGFAPGREPARPAGARDLRSVAIDAPFGRCTADALERVAARATAIGADEIRLSATRGFVLLVPATASDAAAAATAALAAEFIVVPDDPRRAIAACTGAPGCASGSTPTLADAARLAAAFGPLAASGRAAHVSGCAKGCARPGPADLTLVGRDGLYGVLVGGAPGDEPAMDLPIEAVLERLGRAEIDGLSAAFAPEITPSACGRTRRPA
- a CDS encoding precorrin-8X methylmutase, translated to MIRAEADLGRWSGAAERVVVRMIHACGMTDLPADVEMAPDFAAAGVAALQAGAPILCDVRMVADGVTRARLPAGNEVICTLGDPRVPDLSKSLGTTRSAAAMELWREHLPGSVVAVGNAPTALFRLLELLDAGVAPPAAVIGIPVGFVGAAESKEALARDGRVPFVVVHGRRGGSAMTAAAVNALASEVE
- a CDS encoding precorrin-2 C(20)-methyltransferase, with amino-acid sequence MDGFERLDGPTEEVPAAAVTGTLYGVGMGPGDPELLTVKAQRILMRAPVLVHFCKRGRRGNARTIADAILRDPAREMALAYPYTTEIHPEHPDYVAALAGFYDDAAGQLADHLGAGRDVAILSEGDPFFYGSFMHLWRRLKDRFPVEVVPGVTGMSGCWTRAGTPITWGDDVLTVLPATLSLDALTERLRGTDAAVVMKLGRHLPKVRAALSAAGLLARAVYVERGTMAGERVVMLADKADDDAPYFSMVLLPGEGRRP
- the cobJ gene encoding precorrin-3B C(17)-methyltransferase, which gives rise to MSGSLTVVGLGPGDAALLTESARRALDAAEDVVGYFPYVARVPERPGLVRHASDNRVEIDRARHALQLAASGRRVAVVSGGDPGVFAMAAAVFEAVEYGEPGWRDLAITVEPGITAMLAAAARLGAPLGGDFCALSLSDNLKPWPVVTARLEAVLRADFVVALYNPISTARPWQLGAALEIAAGIRAPDTPVMFARAVSRPDEAIRVATLAEAAAVPTDMATMVILGASTTRLIPRAGRTPLVYTARKVEGPA
- a CDS encoding cobalt-precorrin-6A reductase; this translates as MDKAPMNKAPMNTPPWITGTMRILILGGTGEASALVRSLAGRRDRAVTLSLAGRTAAPKPEPVPTRIGGFGGAEGLARYLEAEAITRLIDATHPFAARMSANAARAAALTGVPLLAIRRPAWNREPGDDWIEVDGMEEAVAALGAEPRRVFLTIGRQEAGAFAAAPQHSYLARTVEPLGGILPVPHLTALEARGPFDAASEAALMRASRIEIVVSKNAGGAATYGKIAAARGLGLPVVMVRRPGKPDVPSVADAAGARRWLDAGDHAGPSTLRAV
- the cbiE gene encoding precorrin-6y C5,15-methyltransferase (decarboxylating) subunit CbiE, encoding MSADSLSSVPWLSIVGIGEDGRAGLTPSAAAALDAARVVYGGRRHLALAGPLDAETRPWPSPIHEAYPDILARRGRPTCLLATGDPFHYGIGAEIARLVPACEIRAFPQPSAFSLACARLGWPLAECALVTLHGRALTRIVPHLQPGSRLLVLSWDGTTPGALAALLRDRGFGASTLTVLEAMGGPRERVRTARADAFDEVDIDPLNTVALAVAGAGRALPLAPGLDDGLFENDGQLTKAEIRALTLSALRPHPGQHLWDVGAGAGSIAIEWMLRHASLRATAIEGRPDRAERIRRNAVALGAPDLAVVAGTAPGALAGLPAPDAVFIGGGVSEPGVLPEALAALRSGGRCVANAVTLEGEAALLAAFAAHGGTLRRYGVERASPVGGMHGWRPAMPVTQWAWTKP
- a CDS encoding cobalamin biosynthesis protein, with amino-acid sequence MGLDQAVTGALVAGIGFRRETDAEEIAGLIDRALALVGAARSSLAAVATAADRAADPAIRAAAAGFGLAPHPIPAAALEARDAEVVTRSARIERLRGVGSLAEAAALAGAGPRSRLALPRIASGGATCALAVRYDTTREP
- the cobM gene encoding precorrin-4 C(11)-methyltransferase — translated: MTVHFIGAGPGAADLITVRGRDRIAACPVCLYAGSLVAPEILGWCPPGARIVDTAPLDLDAIVAEIRAAHAAGQDVARLHSGDMSIWSALAEQMRRLDALAIPYTVTPGVPAFAAAAALLRRELTVPGVAQSVVLTRTSGRASAMPERETLAAYAATGATLAIHLSIHVVEAVAAELIPFYGPACPAAAVFRASWPDERALVGDLAALPRLVAEAGLERTALILVGPALGAAEFRESALYAPDYDRRYRPGGTVGTRP